The region GTCTCGTATAATTCCCCGCCTTCCAGTTCGGTTTTTCGGAGCGCAACTAATTTATCGTCGTCAGAATTGAGAAACAGTTCTTCTTCATAATTGATTAAAAGCTGGTTAGCTTCAGGATCTGCATCACCAAAACTAAGGCCGAACTGACTGCTCAATATCGATCGGAGTTTCCAGGTCATGGCTGCCAGAAAATATGATTTCCCTGAACCGGGGGCACCCAGAATTGAAATAAAGAATGGTTCCATTTCCAGTAGTTGTCGGGGGATCAGCAGGTGACATTGGGGGCAGGCGAGCTTACTGCACGGGACCCCCTTAATATCCAGGGCCTTCCCCTGGACATTAAAACGGGTGGGGAGAAACCGCTGTTGAGCATCACTGCCCAGAAGGGGATCGCCTGTCAGATCTGAATGGGCCGCCACCCAGAGTATCTCTTCAGGGGGGAATTCACTCCAACAGTGGGGACAGATGACTTGTTTTAGCAATGTTTGAGCTGTTTTTTGCCCACGACCCGTCGACACAAATTTTCCCCCTCTGAACGATCACTCAAAGGAAACTTCCCCCCGACCATTGATATAGAAATCGTAATAATTAACGTAAATCTACCAGGATAAATCTGGCTACGGGGTGAAACAAAAGTCTCCAGTGACATATATACTAACATGCATGTCCATCAGAAACGAGAGTTTTGATTTGATTTTCTGGGGATGTGTTGCGTATTGATCATTCCAGGTAGAATTACCTGATTTTTGTGCAAATCAGAACAATTAAGTCCTTTCTCAGCTGACAGGAAAGAACTAAAAAAGAATCACCGGAGCGAGCCTACTATCTGTGGATGTTCCATTTTTTGATCTTCTTGATCTAGTTTCTTTTATCAAACTCATTTATCCAATACTCAATGGCCTTGGGATCATCAGCATCAGAGGGATTAGAAAATCGAGATTTTGTGTGTTGCTTTCGGGTAATTCGTTCAAGGTTCCAGATTACAAGGGCTCTTGATAAATAATCGCCTACTTTCAATTGTTGGCTCCCATATTGCAAAATCTTCTCGAAATAAATGTCGCGTTTGATATTTTGCAAAACCGATTCTGCTTGAACAGTTCCACCTTCATCAAAGGTGTCTTTTTTTAACCGTGTCGTGTCTCCGCGAATCAAGTCCAATAAATTCTCTGCGGTTTGAAGGCGGCTCCAGGCATCCTCTAATTCTTGGGGTAGCTCTGGTTTCTCTTTTTTTTCCGCTTGCTCCTTCTCTGCATGATAGGCCTTCAGCTGATCCTCATACTCTGTTCTCAATTCGGAAATTCTGGGAATTGATTCTTCTGGTGTCAGCCGTCTATTCACCGCCTGCCAGACCTGTTCTTCCAATTTTTCCTGAGCCGCTTGATCACTCTCGGGTAGGCTGACCAGTTGCCAGTTCAGCACGTCTATAAACTCAGGCCATGATTCTGCCAGTTCTTGATCATTATCTGATTGCATCAGTGCCTGGACCACAGGGTCTACCTCGCCTAGCAGTCCCAGCCCCAGGGCAAGTTGGGCTTTTTGCTGCCCCTGAGCCTGATCCAATTTTTTCAGCATAATCCGTTTCAGGTTGCGATAGTATTTTTCAGATCTCGGATCAGAGGATGCTGCATTTTCTGAAGACAGGGCTGAAATGATTTCCCGCGAGAAAATTAAATTGCTCTTTGCCTGTTTCACTGCGGCTTCATATTTTCTGTCTTTCGACAAGAACTTGTTGTTTGAACTGAGAATAATATTACCCTTTTTCTTGAGATAATATTTCTGTTGTTCCTGCTGGCTAACACTGGGAGCCAATGGGACAATCACGTCCAGTTCTGCAGGGATATTTGAAGGAAAGCCAAGAGGAATCATTTCGACCTGATCTGTTTGCCCCGCGACATTTACGTTGATCTTATGAGGTTCCTGCCCCCGGTTCAGCAAAGTGATCCGACCAAATCTCAACGATATGGTGGGAATTGCTTTATTGCCTGTTTTCGCTCTCTGCGCGGATATGGGTAATTCGATTTCCGATTTCTCGTGGACTGTCAGTTCCAGTCGACCCGGAAGATGAATCGTCACATGGGACATAGGCAGCACTAACAGCTTGCCTCCAGTGAATTGAGGGGACGTACCGTCAGCCTCTTTCTTGTTACGAGCTTTCGTTAAATCTAAGTCCTGATGCTTACCAAACACGAGATAAGTATCGCGCATCTTAACTTCCTCGACTTCCCGAGGGGGGCCTGTTGTTTTTGTGACCTCCACCACTTTGGGTTTATCCTCAGCCTGTGGAGGCTCTTCGATGGTCGGTGTTTCAACCTTAGTGACGGCGGCTAGATGTTGCATTTTTTTCTCAGCCGCCTCTGCCTGGGCTTGCTCCATCTCTTTTAACTTTTGTTTGTTCTTCATTTCTGGTGCTGAAGTTGTAGTTTGGGCAACTTTTTCCTGATCATTGTTATGACTTGGCATTAACA is a window of Gimesia chilikensis DNA encoding:
- a CDS encoding GAP1-N2 domain-containing protein → MSQEIVYTSAPKGLKPGSRGFCTVIATQGMARNLAERLESLSGYRHAFAVHDENAHLNPVNYSHLKVTVGGQEYSVLSRICDAGQDYTGRTNKLAHHVALTRSERPPAGPAYQLQKPGFCVEEWDSQTRYTEMNCHHLSSDHPPLTQCTSWSRWCDAGWAGVLAQSALEGKNQTQTIIFPVEAGSSTLALVAEALQLLPEKKRWDVTFSTYFTKLPAGVDCQWRFVLDGTPEADAARRNPRMHLIDLCADLGTAPEGTLIEAARTGQLPQQQATEAVKNTRDIDSSPTSASPVAAASPKRPPSPPPLAQHFQKTKSNRGRSLLIGTGVVLFLLLIVGTGILLMPSHNNDQEKVAQTTTSAPEMKNKQKLKEMEQAQAEAAEKKMQHLAAVTKVETPTIEEPPQAEDKPKVVEVTKTTGPPREVEEVKMRDTYLVFGKHQDLDLTKARNKKEADGTSPQFTGGKLLVLPMSHVTIHLPGRLELTVHEKSEIELPISAQRAKTGNKAIPTISLRFGRITLLNRGQEPHKINVNVAGQTDQVEMIPLGFPSNIPAELDVIVPLAPSVSQQEQQKYYLKKKGNIILSSNNKFLSKDRKYEAAVKQAKSNLIFSREIISALSSENAASSDPRSEKYYRNLKRIMLKKLDQAQGQQKAQLALGLGLLGEVDPVVQALMQSDNDQELAESWPEFIDVLNWQLVSLPESDQAAQEKLEEQVWQAVNRRLTPEESIPRISELRTEYEDQLKAYHAEKEQAEKKEKPELPQELEDAWSRLQTAENLLDLIRGDTTRLKKDTFDEGGTVQAESVLQNIKRDIYFEKILQYGSQQLKVGDYLSRALVIWNLERITRKQHTKSRFSNPSDADDPKAIEYWINEFDKRN